In Nocardioides daphniae, the DNA window GACGCTGCGGGCCAGGCGGGCGGTTTCGCGGCCGGCGCACACGACCACTTTGGAGTAGACAGCCCGCTCGGTGACGCTGCGCACCTCGACCGTCCCATCGGCGCGGGGATCGATGGAAATGACCTCTGCGGTGGTGACGGCATCTGCGAGGGCACCCGCGAGTGCCGTGATCGCGGTGCGGGTGCGGATCGCGCCGCCCGACTCGTCGAGCACCGCTGGCCCCGAGTACCCAGCGAGCAGCGGCATCCGCTGGGCGAGCTCGGCTGCATCGATCTCGTACGCTTTCACGCCGCCGACCTGGTCGAGCACCCGCAGCCGCGCCAGGGCGCTGTCGCCGATCGCCACGACACCGTCTGAGGAGACCAGCTCGACGTCGAAGTGTTCGGCCCACTCATCCCATACGCCGCGGCTTTCGCGCGCGAAAGCGACGAGTCGCGGGTCGTCGTGGGCATGCCGGAAGATCCGCGACTCGCCTGCGGACTGACCCATTCCGGGCAGACCAGCCTCGTACAAGCGCACCGGCACGCCCTGCTCCCGCAGCGCGTACGCCGTCGACAGACCGACGATCCCGCCCCCGATCACTGCTACCTCGGGTGAACGTGTCGTGGCAACGCCGTCGTCAGTTCCTGTCATCGCGGTTCCTCGATCTGCTGGTGATTTGCGATAGGCCGCAAGAGAAGGGGCCGCTGCCACGACGTCAGCGGGCTGTGTCAGCCCGAAGTCACCGCGTGCAGCGACCCCTCCTGTCTGGCCCAGTACTCCCGGTCTGTGGTGTCAGGCGGGGAGTTTGGAGCCCAACACGTCGAGCTTCTCGATCGTCGGTTCGGAGAACAACGTACCGGTCTGCTCGCCGAGTGCTACCGCAACAGGGCCGGACAGGTGGGCGTCACGTCCGGCGTCATCGGGGAACACGTCGAAGATCCCGAACGAGGTCGGCCCGAGGCGGATCGCGAACCACGCGGTGGTCGCCTGCTCGTCCTCGACAAGCGCACGGCCGCTGTCAAGGAACTCCTTCACGTCGTCCTCCTTGCCGGGCAACGCGTCAAACCTGACCAGCAATCCCTTGGTCACACTCATGACTTCTCCTCTTCCTTTGTCGTGGTGCCCGCGAGTTGGGACACGATCGCCTCGGAGAACGCCGGCAGGTCCTCCGGCGAGCGGCTGGTGATGAGATTCGTGTCGACCACGACCTCCTGGTCAACGACGTTCGCGCCGGCATTGCGCAGATCCGTGCGGATGCTCGGGAAGGACGTCAGGGTGCGACCGGTGGCCACGCCGGCCTCGATCAACGTCCACGGCCCGTGACAGATCGCAGCCACTGGCTTGCCGCTCTCGACGAAGTCGCGGACGAAGGAAACGGCGCCCTCGTCGACCCGGAGCTGGTCGGGGTTCACCGTGCCGCCGGGAAGCAGCAGCGCGTCGTAGTCATCCACCGAGGCGTCGGCGACCAGCCCGTCGACGGTGAACGTGCCCGCTTCATCCAGGTCGTTCTTACGGGCCTTGATCTCGCCGTCGTGGATCGAGAGGACCTCGGTCTGAGCGCCCGCGCGGTCCAGTACTTCGCGGGGTTGCTCGAGCTCAACGCGCTCGACCCCGTCCGCGGCGAGGATCGCGACCCTCTTGCCCTGAAGATCTGCTGCCATATCAGTTTGCCTTCTTTCCGTCGGACATACCCGGCTTGATGACGACCTTGGTCCAGCCCTCGGACCTGGAGTCGAAGTTCCTGTAGGCGTCCGCGGCCTGGTCCAGCGAGATCTCGTGGGAGACGATCCAGGACGGCTTCGCCTTGTCAGCCGCGATGAGGTCTCGCAGTCGGCGGTTGTACTTCTTGACCGGGCACTGACCGTTGCCCATGGTCTGTCCCTTGAACCAGTGGGTGCCGAAGTCGATGGCCGCCTTGCCCTGTTTGGCCAATTCGCCCTTGGCCCCCGGGTCCTCGGGGACGAACACACCGACGGTGCCGATCCCGCCGGTGAAACGCACCGAGTTGATGAGCATGTTCAAGGTGGCAGCCGGGTCTTCGTTCCCCTGCGGGTCGTGGGCCTGGTAGCCGACACACTCGCAGCCACGGTCGGCCCCGAGCCCCATGGTCTCGTCCAGCACAGCCTGCACGGGGTCGACCTTGGAGTCGTCGATGGCGATCGCTCCGATCTGCTCGGCCAGCGCGAGCCGGTCGGGGTGGCGATCGACCACCATCACCTTCGAGGCGCCCTTGATCGTCGCGGACAGGGCGGCCATCAGTCCCACGGGGCCGGCCCCGGCGATCACGACGCTGTCGCCCGGGATCACGCCGGCCATCTCGGTGGCGTGGTAGCCGGTGGGGAAGATGTCGGAGAGCATGACGTAGTCGTTCTCCTTGTCCTGCGCGTCTTCACCCAGGCGCAACGCGTTGTGGTCGCCGAAGGGCACCCGGAGCAGTTCTGCCTGCCCGCCGCCGTACGGGCCCATTTCGGCGAAGCCATAGGCCGCACCGGCGGCCGACGGGTCAGGTTGCGTCGTCAGGCAGTAGTTCGTGAGGCCGCGCTCGCAGTTCTTGCAGAACCCGCACGAGATGTTGAAGGGCAGCACGACCCGGTCGCCCACCTTGATCTTCTCTACTCCCTTGCCGATCTCCACCACCTCTCCCATGTTCTCGTGGCCGAACGTCCGGCCCTTCTCGAAGGAGGTCCGCCCCTCGTACATGTGCAGGTCCGAGCCGCAGATGTTGGTCGTTGTGATCTTGACCAGCACATCGGTGGGCCGTTCGATCTCGGCGTCCGGAACGTCCGTGACCGCGACATCTTTGGGTCCCTGATAGACGACAGCCTTCATGGCGAATCTCCAATCGTTGTGTGACTCCGACCAGTCCACACTCGTCGCCGACCACCAAGAAGTCATGGGCGCACCAGGCCAAGTCCCGGGGCATGATTTGGTCCGAGTGCACAACTCCCCGCGGGTGGTTGCGCTGGGCAAGGGGTACGGTGAACGCGACGCTGCCCCCGAGAGTTGATGAGGACCGATGAGCTCTCACGGACTCGGACTGGA includes these proteins:
- a CDS encoding NAD(P)/FAD-dependent oxidoreductase; the encoded protein is MTGTDDGVATTRSPEVAVIGGGIVGLSTAYALREQGVPVRLYEAGLPGMGQSAGESRIFRHAHDDPRLVAFARESRGVWDEWAEHFDVELVSSDGVVAIGDSALARLRVLDQVGGVKAYEIDAAELAQRMPLLAGYSGPAVLDESGGAIRTRTAITALAGALADAVTTAEVISIDPRADGTVEVRSVTERAVYSKVVVCAGRETARLARSVGLSLPVRLAAHVRLTFDVKAAAPARVACLQDSSGVFGEVGVYATPLPGNSSYSVGLSETVGVRDDGTFIDPAAIRSLDERAREYVTRALPGLHPEPRDFLHCWVTDLPWSEDGVAVWEAGSVLFVAGHNLFKQAPALGRALARAATGEGLAAELEQGARLGEPQQ
- a CDS encoding type 1 glutamine amidotransferase domain-containing protein, with the translated sequence MAADLQGKRVAILAADGVERVELEQPREVLDRAGAQTEVLSIHDGEIKARKNDLDEAGTFTVDGLVADASVDDYDALLLPGGTVNPDQLRVDEGAVSFVRDFVESGKPVAAICHGPWTLIEAGVATGRTLTSFPSIRTDLRNAGANVVDQEVVVDTNLITSRSPEDLPAFSEAIVSQLAGTTTKEEEKS
- a CDS encoding glutathione-independent formaldehyde dehydrogenase; translation: MKAVVYQGPKDVAVTDVPDAEIERPTDVLVKITTTNICGSDLHMYEGRTSFEKGRTFGHENMGEVVEIGKGVEKIKVGDRVVLPFNISCGFCKNCERGLTNYCLTTQPDPSAAGAAYGFAEMGPYGGGQAELLRVPFGDHNALRLGEDAQDKENDYVMLSDIFPTGYHATEMAGVIPGDSVVIAGAGPVGLMAALSATIKGASKVMVVDRHPDRLALAEQIGAIAIDDSKVDPVQAVLDETMGLGADRGCECVGYQAHDPQGNEDPAATLNMLINSVRFTGGIGTVGVFVPEDPGAKGELAKQGKAAIDFGTHWFKGQTMGNGQCPVKKYNRRLRDLIAADKAKPSWIVSHEISLDQAADAYRNFDSRSEGWTKVVIKPGMSDGKKAN
- a CDS encoding putative quinol monooxygenase; this encodes MSVTKGLLVRFDALPGKEDDVKEFLDSGRALVEDEQATTAWFAIRLGPTSFGIFDVFPDDAGRDAHLSGPVAVALGEQTGTLFSEPTIEKLDVLGSKLPA